In one window of Hevea brasiliensis isolate MT/VB/25A 57/8 chromosome 10, ASM3005281v1, whole genome shotgun sequence DNA:
- the LOC110646238 gene encoding 40S ribosomal protein S8: MGISRDSMHKRRATGGKKKAWRKKRKYELGRQPANTKLSSNKTVRRVRVRGGNVKWRALRLDTGNYSWGSEAVTRKTRILDVVYNASNNELVRTQTLVKSAIVQVDAAPFKQWYLQHYGIDIGRKKKTVAKKETTEEGEGAAAEETKKSNHVERKLEKRQKDRKLDPHIEDQFGGGRLLACISSRPGQCGRADGYILEGKELEFYMKKLQRKKGKGAGAA; this comes from the exons ATGG GTATCTCCAGAGACTCCATGCACAAGAGGCGCGCCACTGGTGGCAAGAAGAAGGcttggaggaagaagagaaa GTATGAGCTTGGTCGTCAGCCTGCAAATACCAAGCTCTCAAGCAACAAGACTGTAAGGAGGGTTCGAGTTCGAGGAGGCAATGTTAAGTGGAGAGCCCTGAGATTGGACACCGGAAATTATTCCTGGGGTAGTGAGGCTGTCACTCGGAAGACACGTATTCTTGATGTGGTTTACAATGCCTCAAACAATGAGCTTGTTAGGACACAAACTCTGGTGAAGAGTGCAATTGTCCAAGTAGATGCAGCTCCATTTAAGCAATGGTATCTTCAGCACTATGGCATTGACATTGGTAGGAAGAAGAAGACTGTTGCTAAGAAGGAAACTACAGAG GAAGGAGAAGGTGCTGCTGCAGAGGAAACTAAGAAAAGCAACCATGTCGAAAGGAAGCTTGAGAAACGCCAGAAAGATCGGAAGCTTGATCCCCATATAGAAGATCAGTTTGGTGGTGGTAGATTGTTGGCCTGCATCTCATCCCGTCCTGGTCAATGTGGCAGAGCTGATGG GTACATATTAGAGGGTAAGGAGCTGGAGTTCTATATGAAGAAGCTCCAGAGGAAGAAGGGCAAGGGTGCTGGTGCAGCATAA
- the LOC110646236 gene encoding peptidyl-prolyl cis-trans isomerase FKBP62, producing MEEDFDLPTEDEDHTEEDFDLPTGDEDMDLPNDSPILKVGEEKEIGKQGLKKKLLKEGEGWDTPEKGDEVEVHYTGTLLDGTQFDSSRDGGTPFKFALGYGQVIKGWDQGIKTMKKGENAIFTVPPDLAYGASGSKPTIPPNATLQFDVELLSWTSVKDIYKDGGIFKNILVKGENWEKPDDLDEVFVKYEVWLEDRIVAKSDGIEFTVEEGHFCPALSRAVKTMKKGEKVLLTVKPQYGFGDKGRPASGDEVAVPPNATLHITLELVSWKTVSEVIRDKKVIKKILKEGEGYERPSGGAVVKLKLIGKLQDGTVFLKKGHNNEDELFEFKTDEEQVIDGLDRAVMLMKKGEVALVTIAPEYAFGSSESQQGLAVVPPNSTVCYEVELVSFVQEKGSWEMNIQEKIEAAGKKKEEGNVLFKGGEYARASKRYEKAVKYIEYTSSYSDEEKKQANALKVACNLNNAACELKLKEYTQAEKLCTKVLEIESRNVKALYRRAQAYIQLADLDLAEFDIKKALEIDPENRDVKLEYKKLKEKMREYIKKEAKFYGNMIAKMNKLGPIDSIKSEAEAEPMSIDSKA from the exons ATGGAAGAGGATTTCGATCTACCGACTGAAGACGAAGACCACACGGAAGAGGATTTCGATCTACCGACTGGAGACGAAGACATGGATCTTCCCAACGATAGCCCCATTTTGAAGGTGGGCGAAGAGAAGGAGATCGGGAAGCAAGGATTGAAGAAGAAGCTTCTCAAGGAAGGTGAAGGTTGGGACACTCCTGAAAAAGGCGACGAAGTTGAAG TTCATTACACGGGGACGTTGCTGGATGGGACTCAGTTCGATTCCAGTCGGGATGGAGGGACGCCCTTCAAGTTTGCCCTTGGTTATG GTCAAGTGATTAAAGGATGGGATCAAGGTATCAAAACAATGAAGAAGGGTGAAAATGCTATTTTCACCGTTCCTCCTGATTTGGCTTATGGTGCTTCTGGATCTAAACCTACTATTCCTCCCAATGCCACACTTCAGTTTGATGTTGAATTGCTGTCTTGGACTAGTGTCAAGGATATCTACAAGGATGGTGGGAtatttaagaatattcttgttaAAGGAGAGAATTGGGAGAAACCCGACGATCTTGATGAAGTATTTG TTAAATATGAAGTTTGGCTCGAGGACAGAATAGTTGCTAAATCTGATGGAATAGAGTTTACTGTTGAGGAGG GTCATTTTTGTCCTGCATTGTCAAGGGCTGTCAAGACAATGAAGAAAGGAGAGAAGGTTCTTCTAACAGTGAAGCCACAAT ATGGTTTTGGGGATAAGGGTAGGCCAGCATCTGGTGATGAAGTTGCTGTTCCACCCAATGCAACTCTCCATATTACTCTGGAGTTGGTTTCATGGAAAACTGTGTCAGAGGTGATCAGAGACAAGAAGGTTATAAAGAAAATCCTAAAGGAGGGCGAGGGATATGAGCGTCCAAGTGGCGGAGCTGTCGTCAAAT TAAAATTGATTGGGAAGTTGCAAGATGGAACAGTATTTCTGAAGAAGGGGCACAATAACGAGGATGAACTGTTTGAATTTAAAACAGATGAGG AGCAAGTAATTGATGGGCTTGATAGAGCTGTGATGTTAATGAAGAAGGGTGAGGTGGCATTGGTAACGATTGCTCCAGAGTATGCATTTGGTTCATCTGAATCACAGCAGGGGTTGGCTGTCGTTCCTCCCAACTCAACTGTATGCTATGAGGTTGAGCTAGTGTCCTTCGTCCAGGAAAAGGGATCATGGGAAATGAACATCCAGGAAAAAATTGAAGCTGCTggtaagaagaaggaagaaggcaATGTGTTGTTCAAAGGTGGCGAATATGCTAGGGCATCTAAGAGATACGAGAAG GCGGTCAAATACATAGAATATACTTCTTCTTATAGCGACGAGGAAAAAAAGCAGGCAAATGCATTAAAGGTTGCTTGTAACCTAAATAATGCTGCTTGTGAGTTAAAATTGAAAGAATACACACAGGCAGAAAAGCTGTGCACTAAG GTGTTAGAGATAGAGAGTAGAAATGTAAAGGCTCTTTATAGGAGAGCTCAGGCATATATCCAGTTGGCAGATTTGGATCTGGCTGAGTTTGATATTAAGAAAGCCCTTGAAATTGACCCCGAGAATAG GGATGTCAAGCTGGAGTATAAAAAGTTGAAGGAAAAGATGAGGGAGTATATCAAGAAAGAAGCCAAGTTTTATGGCAACATGATTGCCAAGATGAATAAGCTGGGCCCTATTGACTCTATT AAATCTGAAGCTGAGGCAGAGCCAATGAGCATAGACAGCAAGGCGTGA
- the LOC110646237 gene encoding FK506-binding protein 2, which produces MNVSCASMAASIFLLLVLFALASAKKSGDVTELQIGVKHKPESCEIQAHKGDRIKVHYRGKLTDGTVFDSSFERGDPIEFELGSGQVIKGWDQGLLGMCVGEKRKLKIPAKLGYGAQGSPPTIPGGATLIFDTELVAVNGKTSSGGKASDSEL; this is translated from the exons ATGAATGTGAGCTGCGCGTCGATGGCGGCCTCGATTTTCCTCTTGCTGGTGCTGTTTGCCTTGG CTTCGGCGAAGAAATCAGGGGATGTGACTGAGTTACAGATCGGCGTGAAG CATAAGCCTGAATCTTGTGAAATCCAGGCCCATAAGGGTGATAGAATCAAAGTACACTATCGA GGAAAACTCACAGATGGAACTGTTTTTGATTCCAGCTTTGAAAGGGGTGATCCAATTGAATTTGAGCTTGGAAGTGGTCAAGTTATCAAAG GATGGGACCAAGGACTTTTGGGAATGTGCGTAGGTGAGAAGCGAAAGTTGAAAATACCAGCAAAACTTGGTTATGGTGCTCAGGGATCCCCACCTACGATTCCAG GCGGAGCAACACTAATATTTGACACAGAGCTTGTTGCAGTGAATGGAAAAACATCAAGCGGAGGGAAAGCAAGTGATAGTGAGCTATAG